Within Lolium rigidum isolate FL_2022 chromosome 5, APGP_CSIRO_Lrig_0.1, whole genome shotgun sequence, the genomic segment CCATAGGGATTTATGGCCCCATTCTTTTGGGTTTCTTGGACAGCTTCACGGTCCACTACATCACAAGCCCAAATGAAGTGTACAGCCTGGACCGCTTATTTTCACCGCAAATCGTGTGTAAAACGAGAAGCGGTCGGATTCCCGAGCTTCTCCCATACACACCGAAACGATAGCCAAAGCTGCCCCTATCGTTGGTCTTTAATTACAGAACTTTGCAACCGTAGAGAAAATAGTTGGAGATGCAAAAAAAAAGCATCGTTTCAGCCGAACACTGGCCCGCATCGCATCGAGAGCCcctggtgacgtgggcattacccttcgggtaaccgacattgccctaccctatacgatctaactggaggcccatgaagatattcgatggcaagatgggccacttggatgtcgcagcagaagattccttggcgggcaagacaaggaaggagccgaacaaggaaagtctagagctagaattattgtaaacctagtcgtactcggtgagacctcttgagacctggccacctatataaaggccaggagaggggctgccgagggacacgcacaatcttagcaatcttagccaccaaaattctagagctaggtcaacatagcacttagcctctcgacgaaaaCACAgctgaacccttcggcaccccattgtaacccaatatcttcataatcaagatcagacaggcaggacgtaagggttttacctcatcgaggggcctgaacctgggtaaatcgctctccccgcttgtctgtgaaccgatgtctcgtgtcagcttgcaggattccatcaaccctaatccccaatcggagggcattgccgaggagtaccctcgacaattggcgccgtctgtgggaaccctgtcggcacaagatcggtcatcggcgagATCcggtcatgtcatcggcagcttcatcgacaccatcatcgccaattccgggaagcccgattcgattcggctcctacgaattcaccccgcacagcgactcgtctcgctcgaccttttctgatctacaaggaaacatggagatgaccttcggcagcgtccactacaacgtcaactcggaaggagtccttcgacagCTGGAACCACTCGCCTCCAGGTCGATAGGTCCAAGCACGTCGTCATCAATCGACATTTTGGCTGGTCTGACGAACTCAACGAACTCAcccgcgccatcgactcctcgttcgacgtctcccatgtcggttggatctgacaattccacatcttcggagatgaccccgtactactgcttgaactgcgataccaggcacgggttaggatcaagcgacacgctgttcatctgcaatgcccagtactcctcgggagaggacagtgtcgacagcatcgtccaaggcatcacccgaagaacggcacatcaccaggtttatgtcgccaacaaCACGGGAGACGCAAGGAACAGGGGAGACGAAGATTacaccccccgctccagcagacgagcaagttttgCAAACAGTGCTAGTAACAATAACagtgattacaccatcgcagaggaggagtgggcagcagccaaggcagccgtgcttaacaacacaccgctccccgcaggaacctcggttggaaccctcaacgcttatcgctctatattggagaaaaaccgggagcgcctgtcgaaagaacaagccaccctcgagagacgcctatccgctgcagaccaatctagtgaacgacggagaggctcgcgagggagcgcctctcgaagcactcaaggggcaggcaagcaccgatcagggttatccagactctcggaggatgacgccagagaaataacgtcgaatctgaccaaatcctttatgaccacggacaccgcgggcatgccacgaccaaaaaccgtcgcgggagcgaccgccaacctcgctgcatacctcatcaatcagcgccctgaaggttccatggctcaagcccatcgaggtgccctggaaagcctcgcaatattgggagacaatatggtcccgcggaaggaaaagaccacatTACAGGCTAGTGGCtcgaagcatcatgcgagagacgcccgagatgaaatcacccagagcagaatcgacaaagcaaggcgacgacgcgccgctagggaggaatatgacagtgattcttcggatgaaagccAGGAGAATGATGGCGAGCTaaggggagccgactgtttaagctacaaaatccgcgaggcgatgccacctagaaagttcaaacctaccccttctgatgccgccaaatacgatggacaacaggagccgaggtcctggatagacgactatttgcagactgtgattctgcacaaaggaaatcagatagcagcgatgcaatgcttgcagctttacctgaaggatttAGCACACGCTTGGTTAAGAGGCctaccgaagggttccatcaagtcatgggacgatCTAGTTGACGCTTTTGTCGCCAATTTCCAAGAAACgtacaaaagacccgtcgggattgaggaattacggcattgtcagcagaagcagaaggaatcaatgcgcgcatacatcgggagattcaccaagctcttaaacGCCGCGAAGATGTTTccatcgacagagcaatcgacgccttcagcgatggcatcggacgagaaagctacatagaggaactcgggtgcaaaaaaccaaaaaccataaccaagttaatggaaatcgccaacaactgggctgatggcgaggacaacgtacggaagccgcgacagcgcagtgacgacgaagatgacgaccagccgaagcacgactcgggtggacgaagggatcgccataGGAAGAGGAAAAACCGCAGTTACAACGACAGTAACCtagtagccgcaggatactctgatcgacaggatgatcggtacgacgacaagcgagacgatcggcaggacggcaatcggaacaactctggaaaccgtggtaactacaagccacgaccacagaggactcccAAGTTACCCTACGCCGAACGGATAAACGCTCCCtgctacctgcactcgtacaCCGACTCCAAGGATAACAAAGTaaagtcaagccacctgctcagagattgtagacagttcattgaaatgcaggaactcatgcagcagcagccgcagcaaccaccaccaccaccaccgtagcaccaggtccagcaggcgcagcctcatcaacccaacgaggcgtttccaccaccacgtgggcagatgagcatgatccatagaacGGGTGTCtccagaagagaaatgaagaagcttacCCGGGAAATCAATgctggcagaaagtatcatggcaaacatccctgagtatgtcgagtggtcgtctcagaacattacgttcagtcgagcagatcacccgatgaccataccaaaaccaggacacgctgccctagtagtcgaggcacaaatcgggggcatcaagatgagcaaagttttcatggatggtggaagcgggctaaacctgatattcgttgacacaatcaaaagtatggggatcaccatgaaaatgctagaggattctgacacctgtttccatggaattctccctacttcgccggcgtactctcttggcaaagtttacctgaacgtcgtcttcggcaaacccgacaacttcaggaaggagaagatcgagttcgagatcgtgaactgggaatcacagtaccacgctatactcggaagaccatcttatgccaagttcatggctgtaccgcactatgcatacctcaagctgaaaatgcctgggtgcaatgggacaaacatcacagtctatggaagtttttcacgctcagacaattgtgaccgcgattttcagaggattgctgcaaagtttgggctgaaGCAGGAAATTACTGACCTTCCTTCCAAGTCATCGTCACGCGATTataaggaagaagaacgcgtcagaggagcaaagaagatgccagccgaccttgctctaaaagcttcggcagcacaaaCTTCTGCAAATAAAACTTCTGCagataaagcttcggcagcaaaagcttcggcagctgatggcacagaagacataggagacagcaagacatTGGCAACCATTGTCCAGGCCCCTGGTGAaatcaaaaacgcttcggtaaccactaacgtggtgaacaagccagaagatgagaagaaccccttccttgcttaagcaatttaccagcgtttagtttttccctttaccttcaatagggccttcctttttcgccctttagtcccgtgcttactttattaatgagaatttAAGTTTTaatcccttgataagcattgcagtaattcggagcatCTAAACCGCACCATCGTAAACCTTGCCTACGCCCCTTGGCGAACAACGGTGCAACGTAGTATGCGGcaaaagatcgtgctccaaaaaagcctctacgagtgctaaaaggatgcaaaataaacaaggatactaacccttccctctgctatagatgcctctacgagtgccgtaaatagcaagagtttggaaatacatataaacaccacccacgttcgatattttacttatggaaatatcaaagaacaacaggCTCATTGGCAGAAGTTATCGCACTCGATATATTCAGGAGCCGCTGTCAAAACACACATCGGTTGAAagaaaagttgcacatacaacgggtttagcaagacctgcaacacaagctgatcactcaaataatttgctgaccaacgaatacacatacgggcaattaagatttgctccttcaaaatttgccaacggcattgacacggtaaaaatacatatacatgtatctaccgaacaaaagGTCTCAATTAcgcaatccaaacacttggatgaagtagccaaaatacctatttacaaaacaaacttAACCCTGAATCACCCTTGCAGAGTGTCTTGTTCTTCAGGTACATTTGAGTCCCTTTCTAGCCTATCGACAATTACATTGGACGGTAGTACAACCTTCGGATACAGAAACTCCAAATCACCTGTTGCATTGGCAATGGATAGCAAGTCTGCCGAAGGATAccgtgcaaggacgagggcaatCGTAAACCTAGCTCCCGCAAACACTTGGGCACGTACCAGGTTCTTGACCTTCTTGGCATTgctgaattctgacattaaagtcaacagcgtgggaggaactgcgttcaacggaaacattgtcttccatattACTCTTAGTCCCTTGTAACACTtatcgaagaagtggtggacttgctggacccgatcttggaactgaGCAACAGCCGAAGCTTTCAAGTGCTCCCTCCAGAAGATTTCGTCAGCTGATGACAGCTGGGTTAATGCGTTCACGcgttcgtgaatccgcttgttctcttcgagACGGTTCGTAGCTATGACCGGCAAAGGAATCAATAGAGGATCAGACAATGCGTTGTTGACAAAAGAAAAATGAGTGCAAGGACCAgagaacttacagttcaaactttcggtggctttttgcagttcagtaagagcgtaccgctctacTTCGGCCGCAATCTcacccttcttcttgataatagcagccaagtgatacgtctcaaacgtatctataatttcttatgttccatgctacttttatgatgatactcacatgttttatacacacttcatgtcattattatgcattttccggcactaacctattgacgagatgccgaagagccagttgctgtttttggtttcagaaatcctacaaaggaaatattctcataattggacgaaatcaatgcccagggtcttatttttccacgaagcttccagaagaccgaaagggttacgaagtggggcgacgaggcgccgccaccatagggccgcgcggccagaggggggcccgcggcgCTCTATGGTGTGGGcctctcgtcagccctccgactccgcccttccgcctacttaaagccttcgtcgcgaaaaccccgatgcgagagccacgatacggaaaaccttccgcagacgccgccgccgccaatcccatctcggggattcaggagatcgcctccggcaccctgccggagaggggaatcatctcccggaggactcttcatcaccatgatcgcctccggattgatgtgtgagtagttcacccctggactatgggtccatagcagtagctagatggttgtcttctcctcattgtgctatcatgttagatattgtgagctgcctatcatgatcaagatcgtctatttgtaatgctacatgttgtgtttgttgggatccgatgaatatggaatacaatgtcaagctgattatcaatctatcatatatgttgtttatgttcttgcatgctctccgttgctagtagaggctctggccaagttgatacttgtgactccaagagggagtatttatgctcgatagtgggttcatgcctccattgaatgcgggacggtgacggaaagttctaaggttgtggatgtctcgttgccactagggataaaacatcaatgctttgtctaaggatatttgtgttgattacattacgcaccatacttaatgcaattgtctgttgtttgcaaattaatactggaaggggttcagatgataacctgaaggtggactttttaggcatagatgcatgctggatagcggtctatgtactttgtcgtaatgccctgattaaatctcatagtagttgccctctctatttgtcaattgcccaactataatttgttcacccaacatgtcatttatcttatgggagagacaccactagtgatggaccccggtccattctttacatctgaaatacaatctactgcaaactctgttctttactgttcttcgcaaacaaacacaatctgccacactatacatttaatcctttgtttacaacaagccggtgagattgacaacctcactattacgttggggaaaagtactttgattgtgttgtgcaggttccacgttggcgccgaaatccctggtggcgGCGCAACGGTTGCGAaatagagaggaagaagaaggacagGAAGATGCTATGGTGAGTATGAGAGGAAACCAAAAAGGTTTTGTCCTTTATAAAGGTTTTAAGAAAGGGAGAACTTGAGGATTGCGTGGGCACGCGTCGTTACTGCCGGTTCATCAAGGGGGCCTTCTTCTATTGatgattgcggaaatcgaggaggcaccttgGTAACTGTACGAGAAGGACGGATATTACTTAAAAATAGGGCCAGACAGAGAAAGAATGGAcccagcgggtcgcgtcttgtCGATCCAAAATCAAGGTGTCGataaacgtcatcaatgacgtcgtgaggaatgctcgaagcattcgaaggaataaaaaagatatcggatggtgaacttgagtctatgcacagattgcaagcatccgtatctagactcgggggctactcccatcaggagcgctggacgcgcacccgacagaatgaggacTCAAAGAAAGAGACTGAAGGAAAAGATGATTGCTCAGCTCGAGTCCGCACCCGGTTGCGACTTgcgagcacccgtgcccagactcgggggctactcccatcgggagcgctggatgcgcacccgacagaacttttttgcactccagaatcatgcccggggacttgattctgtgtagggtaacgttgttttgccatcggtagttaaccagcaaaagttgggcacgttactcgttATCCCTTGCGTACGGCGAATATATCGGATGActtatgaagacttgcagaaaaacttcggcagagcaaaacgttcgagtggcacaacttgagtctacgcacggattacaagtatctgtacctagactcgggggctactcccatcgggagcgctgacgcgtacCCGACAAAAGTAGATAATGTTgattcaaggagaagaacattaagaggaggcatgcttcagtctctacccgaactattttcggctagacactcgggggctactgacgtgggcattacccttcgggtaaccgacattgccctaccctatacgatctaactggaggcccatgaaggtattcgatggaaagatgggccacttggatgtcgcagcagaagattccttggcgggcaagacaaggaaggagccgaacaaggaaagtctagagctagaattattgtaaacctagtcgtactcggtgagacctcttgagacctggccacctatataaaggccaggagaggggctgccgagggacacgaacaatcaatcttagccaccaaaagtctagagctaggtcaacatagcacttagcctctcgacgaaaacacagccgaacccttcggtaccccattgtaacccaatatcttcataatcaagatcagacaggcaggacgtaagggttttacctcatcaagggccccgaacctgggtaaatcgctctccccgcttgtctgtgaaccgatgtctcgtgtcagcttgcaggattccatcaaccctaagccccaatcggagggcattgccgaggagtgccCTCGACACCTGGCTcgacgccccgccgccgccaatcgACCACCGCCCCCTGATCGACTCTTCGCAGCCACCTACCGACCACTGGCTCGCCACTCCGCCACAGCTGACCGACGCCCCGCCACCTCGGCCCGCCACTCCGCCGCCGTTGACCGACGCCCGCCACCTCGGCTCACCGCTCTGCCAAGGAACGGCATCACCGACCTAGGCTCGCAAGCTCCACCGCCGACCCCGCCAAGGACCGTCGCCGATGGCCGCTGACCTCGAGCTCCCATTCCCCTCTGCCCATGGTCCTCCATCCGCCGGCATTTAGGGGCGTTACAAGCTTTTCACAACTCAACACATCAACAAGCTAAATTTTTAGAAGCCAAAAAGAATAGAAGGGATTGTCTTCTTTGAGCTTCTCTCCACCACAGATTTTTCCCACCATTTTCTAAAAGCTAGCTTCTCCAAAAGCAGGAGCCCAAAAGAAGGGGGTCTATATCCGATTCAGAATCGTGATTCTAACAATCTTGATTGTACATAacttctcctctccctctcttgtttttgttttgtgtgaaatTGTGAATGGGTTGTTGCTCTCCCTAGGAGCCACCACGGTAGGAAAAAAGGCATTGAGTTTTCTCGCTCTATCTCCTCTCACAAGCAAGCATGTCAATAACAGATTCGTATATGATCGGCTAAGTTGctctgatgatgaaacatgcaatttGTCTGAACTTTCTTTTTTGTCGCTTAGGCCATGTTTTTGTAGGATTGTTAATGTTTATCATGATTCGTAAACACCGATATGAATTGGGATAAACACCACACAAGAATAAACAAAGCTAATCAATCACCCATGAATTTCCGCTCCAACTAATATAGTTAAGGTTTAGTTGATCATCCATAGGGCTATTGAGCGGTTGTCCGTGTGACAACCATGCAACCGTGCTTCTCAACCATGCATTTTTTTGCATTTAATGCTCACAAAAGAAAATCTACATTGCTGTcatcaacaatataattatccatCTAAGAAAACAATATAATTATTGTAGCAACTGGTGTTAGCTTCGTCATGTGGCCATGTGGAGACTATGGGCAGCTCGATCGGCAGAAACCTCGTGCCTGCTCCCATTTGGTACTTCCTGATAGCGTGTAAATTTACATTTTGTTTTTTTGTTATTAGTACTGAACGAACTATTTGTACTACTGAAGGAACTAATCTATTTTATTTGCACACACAATTTTGATGTGCATTTCTAAAATCTACTtcctgaaaagaaaaaaaaggaaaataaaagcaaAGCAAAAAAACACAATTTCCCACCATTCCCATCTTCCTTGCTCCGCTCCAAGAGGAGGATACCAAAAGGTCAAGGCTAACCCAAACCAAAGTCAACGCCGAGAAGCAACCAAGAAGCGGATCAAACCAAATCAAATCGATTCCTTTTTCTCTCCGTCTCCCGAGGCTCCCGCGACCATGTCCGCgcgcccgcccccgccgccgcgcccgcgcctctCGCTGCCCCCGCGCTCCAACGCCGAGTCGCTCTTCTCCGGCACCGGCGACGCCAGCCCCGGCCCGCTCACGCTCGCCTCCGCGCTCTTCCCCTCCGAcgccgacgccggcggcggcaacggcggcgatagcggcggcggcgcctcctctgGCGCGGGGCCCACGAGCTTCACCCAGCTGCTCATCGGCTCCCTCTCGCAGCCGCCTCCCAATCAGCAGGCGCAGGACAGAGGCAGAGGCGGCGGGGTCGCCAGGCCGGGCCCGGCGCTctccgtggcgccgccgccgggggcgaACGTCTTCACCGTGCCCCCTGGGCTTAGCCCCTCCGGCTTATTCGACTCCCCCGGCCTAATCTTCTCGCCGGCCATGGTACGTACTCCATTTCGTAAcacctttttttctttcttttttgctgCCAAGGTTGTACTTTTAGCTCTTGGTTCCTCTCTTTCTGACCAATTCAACTTTGATCTTCTTAGCTAAACGACGAATGATCACTATAGGATGTTTGATTTTAGTTTGTTATTAAGGTTCTGTACCTTGTAGAGCTATTAATTCAACCTTGATCGGCATCATCTGTTCCTTAGCGAGTGGAAATCTGGGAAGCATGTAGTCCTGATTTTCCATGGCGTTTTCTAAAGCTTGTAAAATAGTGTGAATTAGGGAATCTAGAGCTTCTGGAGGTTGCAGTTTTACTTCACAGTTGCCTTGTAAACCTGTTAATTCAACATTGATCATCAGTTTGGCACCATCAATCGGTTAAGCTTCAACCTTTAGTTCGTTAAGCTTCTCGTCTTTTCTTCTGTGCTGACATGAGTGGAGATCTGCGAATCATGTACTTATATATTCCATGGTATTCTAAAGCTTGTGAATTAGGGAATCTGGAACTTGAGGTGGCAATTTTACTTTACAGTTGCTTTGTTACTTTTAGTGAGGTGACAACATCTAGTTTACCTTATTTGTTTGCCTGATAACGCATAAAGGCACTTTACCTTATTTGTTTGTGGCACTTTGTTGCCAATGGAGAACCTTAACCTACAAACGGGAGATAATAGTTTCTGATATTTTTGATGCAGCAAGTGGTGATCTATCACATTGCCATACCAGTATCAATAATTGTACTACTATCATATCATTTCCCCATCATGATGCAATTACTAGTTGGCATGATAGCTTCATATTTGATACAGATGGGACATGGCAACTTTCTGGTGAAACAGTACTGTTAGTTTCTAGCTTTCGATGGTTCTGACCTGTTCATACTAGATAAGGTCCTTCCCCAACATGTTACTCAGTTTTAGCACTTCacattttgtgtgtgtgtgtttgttatTCACAATGGCTGGTGCATGCTGTGTGAAGCTGTAGTTCCATATAAACATTTTGTCTGTGAAGTTTACCTCTTGCTGAGACAAGTTCTCAACTAAGCGCATTCAGTACCAGCAAGATATGTAGTTTACCGTTTCATGGGGAAGAACAATCAATTCTTCTATCACTCCACAACTCTGGAGCATCTGTTTTAGTTTCCAATAAAGAAAGTAAAACCAAAATTTTACTCAATTTTACAGGGGGGTTTCGGCATGTCGCACCAACAGGCTCTGGCCCAAGTCACAGCCCAAGCAAGCCATTCTCCGCTCAGAAGGTTTGATCACATTGAACAACCATCGTTTTCAGCAGCTGCAGCATCATCTGGAGCTCTACAGCATATGAGCTCCGCACCCAACATGGAGGTGACAATATCGAACAATGACAATGCAGTCTTTCAATCTGCTGAGGCATCTCACAGGTATCAAGTTCCTGCCCCTGTTGATAAGCCTGCCGATGATGGCTATAATTGGCGGAAATATGGTCAGAAGGTGGTGAAGGGCAGTGATTGCCCAAGGAGCTACTACAAATGTACTCATGCCAATTGTCCTGTGAAGAAAAAAGTCGAGCATGCAGAAGATGGTCAAATATCTGAGATAATATATAAAGGGAAACACAATCACCAACGTCCACCAAATAAGCGGCCAAAAGATGGCAGCTCTTCAGCAGCCGAGCAAAACGAACAATCCAATGACACAGCATCTGGTTTGTCAGGTGTTAGGAGAGATCAGGAAGCTGTATATGGAATGTCTGAGCAATTATCTGGTTTAAGTGAGGGGGACGATAAGGATGATAGGGATGATGGAGAATCTAGGCCAAATGAAGTTGATGATAGGGAGGGTGACTGCAAAAGAAGGTGCTGTTAGCTGACAATAAAATTCCACTGTCTGATTATATTCTTGCGTTATTAAAATTAATTCTTCCATTGCGTAGGAATATACAAATTTCTTCACAGAAGACCCTGACGGAGTCTAAGATCATTGTGCAAACAACCAGTGAAGTTGACCTCTTGGATGATGGTTATAGATGGCGCAAGTATGGGCAGAAGGTGGTGAAAGGAAATCCTCATCCCAGGTATTTCTTTACGCTGTTCTCTTTTACTCATATAGTATATACTATGGCTCATATATCATAATCGGCTGGGCATGCTTCACTCCTCCAACTCCTTGTGTTCTTCCATTTCTCACCTCAATTTATTTTCTTGAGAGTTCCAAATGGTGACTGAGGTATAGATCACATATATTGTATGTTATCTGATGCATGTGTTCAGCAACTTTAAGCTATTTACTCTGCTCGAACCTTGCATGCTTTAgtaccccaaacaaaatttcactTCACTAAAACAAGAATTTGTACCTCATTTTCCGTGGCATGATTCCTTAGTTGTTACCTGATGGCAGATCAAAGGAATACacttctgaatgaatatagccagGAGTATAAAAATAATGAACAGACTATGCAATGCTACATCTATATTTTGTCCCTAACACAGAGATAAACAACTGCTAGTGCACATAACCTAACTATCAGTCCTGCCCTAAAAAGATAGCTAACTATCAATACTCAGTTTTTATCGTTATTTTGCTGATCTGGACAATGGTTAGGTCGTTTTGTCCACGTGGCCATCCTCATCACCATTTTGAAGTCCATGTGGCCCCATCGATTCTCTTCAATCCTTCCATATCACTGTTGCGGTGTGACGACCAGTTTGGTGGTGGTGCAGGACCCATGAGCATCTTTGGAATAGAAGGAATTATGCGCTGGCAGTCTGCCAGTGGGCCAAAGGTTGATGATGCCATTATCTGTATGTGATCCCACGTGGCAAA encodes:
- the LOC124651843 gene encoding probable WRKY transcription factor 3 — protein: MSARPPPPPRPRLSLPPRSNAESLFSGTGDASPGPLTLASALFPSDADAGGGNGGDSGGGASSGAGPTSFTQLLIGSLSQPPPNQQAQDRGRGGGVARPGPALSVAPPPGANVFTVPPGLSPSGLFDSPGLIFSPAMGGFGMSHQQALAQVTAQASHSPLRRFDHIEQPSFSAAAASSGALQHMSSAPNMEVTISNNDNAVFQSAEASHRYQVPAPVDKPADDGYNWRKYGQKVVKGSDCPRSYYKCTHANCPVKKKVEHAEDGQISEIIYKGKHNHQRPPNKRPKDGSSSAAEQNEQSNDTASGLSGVRRDQEAVYGMSEQLSGLSEGDDKDDRDDGESRPNEVDDREGDCKRRNIQISSQKTLTESKIIVQTTSEVDLLDDGYRWRKYGQKVVKGNPHPRSYYKCTFAGCSVRKHIERASSDPKAVITTYEGKHNHEPPVGRGNNQNGGNSASSNRSQQKGPNSMSINQGSLTRTDLSNSNQRQVGVLQFKREE